The segment CGGGTACTCTGAAATTGCAGTTAAAGCGGGTACTCTGAAAGTGCAGTTAAGGCGGGTACTCTGAAATTGCAGTTAAAGGCGGGTACTCTGAAATTGCAGTTAAAGGCGTGGTACTCTGAAATTGCAGTTAAGGCGGGTACTCTGAAATTGCAGTTAGAGGCGGGTACTCTGAAATTGCAGTTAAAGGCGGGTACTCTGAAATTGCAGTTAAGGCGTGAGTACTCTGAAATTGCAGTTAAAGGCGGGTACTCTGAAAGTGCAGTTAAGGCGGGTACTCTGAAATTGCAGTTAAAGGCGGGTACTCTGAAATTGCAGTTAAAGGCGGGTACCTGAAATTGCAGTTAAGCGGGTACTCTGAAATTGCAGTTAAAGGCGGGTACTCTGAAATTGCAGTTAAAGGCGGGTACTCTGAAATTGCAGTTAAAGGCGGGTACTCTGAAATTGCAGTTAAAGGCGGGTACTCTGAAATTGCAGTTAAAGGCGGGTACTCTGAAATTGCAGTTAAAGGCGGGTACTCTGAAATTGCAGTTAAAGGCGGGCACTCTGAAATTGCAGTTAAAGGCGGGTACTCTGAAATTGCAGTTAAAGGCGGGTACTCTGAAATTGCAGTTAAAGGCGGGTACTCTGAAATTGACACCGTAGCTTTAAGGGATTTTCAGAACACTCATTTATTACAATGCAAAAAACAGGAACTCAACTGCTCAGTGAATTTTTCAGttacaattatatatttttttcatgtaTTGATTTGCATGATATTGTTGAAATGAAACAATGGTTTGTTCTAAGGTGGGCCGAAAAGCAATATAACTATTGTTTAGCTAACGTTCGCTGGCGTTAGCATTCGAAGCTAATCGGGCTGTGCCACAATTTTAGCCTACTAATTTGACACTGCTTTCACTAGCTGTGTGAGGATGCAGAGTGCAGACATTTTGTTTAGCTTGCTACCTAGCTCTATATAATATGACTGGcactatattataatattacCTTTATATTAAAATGAGGCGGTAAATGTTCATTTTAGCAATGCTGAAGTTACTTGATGAAGCAAGCATTGTTCGCTCgatgttagcatgttagctagcaGCTGTTCCATGGCTAAATATTGTCTTGCTAAATTAATGAGTGTATGGAAGGCAATAAACCATTTAAACGTTTGTGAATTGTTGCATTAATTAAGAGTGTAATATGGTAGATACATGAAGTTGTTGCTTGCATAGAAATTAATAATTTGCTACAGTGACATTTCTGGGCACTTTTGAGCTGTGAAGCAAGAACATCACCCAAACCTTCTCTCAGCTTGCGTCATTCCCGTTGCTAATGTGAATTGAGAAGTTTATTTACATAATATGTAAATATACATTCTGTGCCGATACCTCTAATTCAATGCTCGTCAAAGGAAATTGACCCAATATCAACGGTTTATTTTCTGCTATCTTTAAATTACACAACTTTCCCCAGATCTTCATAGCCTATCACGCCTTCCCCAGATCTTCATAGCCTATCACacaaccttccccagatcttcaTAGCCTATCACacaaccttccccagatcttcaGCCTATCACACAACCTTTAAAGATCTTCATAGCCTATCGTCTAGTTAGGAAAATGATATGTTTTGTGATAACTGCACTGTGCTTAAAATTTTGTGGGGGGGTGGAATATGGTTTTCAATTTGTTTTTTTTCCTAACATTAAGGAAAATCCCAACCAAAAAATTATCTTtttgtatttgtttcattagtccattggtGATATTGTCTCAAAATgctttgcatgtcagcaatcaagtttacAAGATATATAATTTCCAAATACAGCCGGTACGATGCATTTCCATCCtatgatgcaaaatgcatcaaAACCGATCATTGTATTTCTGTAATTATAATTATTTCTAACGCGTTTTAAAGGATGATAAAAAATTTTTAAAGTCAGTAGCATTATTTTAAAGGACTTGATCATTTGAGTTTTCTACCTCTCCAGATAATTTAATTTAATGAACAATTTTGTTTAGTTTGTTCTAATAGTCTTGAGCTGTATATAAATCTCAACGTTGGACAATAATAACTATCCATACCTGTTGTTTGCTGTTGGGTGTGTAGGGCAGCATGGTGGAGACATGAAACATCACCTCGTAGTCCTTATAGGTAGTGTACAGGGAGTGGGTCCCTGTTGAGtcagctggaggagagacagacagtagagtTAGACAGACAGTATAGTTAGACAGACAGGTTCCTGGTCCTTATAGGTGGTATAGAGGGAGTGGGTCCCTGTTGAGtcagctggaggagagacagacagacagtagagttAGACAGACAGTATAGTTAGACAGACAGGTTCCTGGTCCTTATAGGTGGTATAGAGGGAGTGGGTCCCTGTTGAGtcagctggaggagagacagacagacagtaactagaGTTAGACAGACAGGTTCCTAGTCCTAGGAACCTAGGTGGTATAGAGGGAATGGGTCCAAGAGAAGTCAGCTTAGAGAAAACTAAGACGTGTAAGAATGTGTTATTGTTCCAACTGTCATCATCTCTCCTGTATAACGGCCTCATGTCTAGATTACCTGTCTGATATGAACCCTTACACAGAATGTTCTAGAGCTGGGTGATACattacattaaaaaatatatagtttcAACTGCCACTAGGCTTGGGCAGTATATTGTATATTAACCCTTATATACCGAGAGGTATTTTGGAAATAGCAGCAGGATGGTTTTCAATACCGGCAATATCGtttaaactgtttttttttttttttttttaaatacattttaatatatTTGTAGatactttttaagtaaatacctgcagtcaacatgATCTTCATTTTCTTTGCACTGTCTTTATAGTTATGAAGCTGACAGGAAAACACAATGACCAGAGGACGGAGCCTTGTGAGTCACTCACTGTTGTGCAACCGCAGCAACAATATATCTATTATTTTTAATTGTGTAAAATGTGCTGTCTCTGCAGTTGTCCACTTAGTTAGCTAATATTGTAGCTAAGTTAGCTTAGCTAAGCTGTTAGCTTCTTGCGATAGCCCTTCTTTGTAAACAGCAgagaatcccctcctggatcaagagccttgGGGTGTTTAAAATTTGTTTTGTGTATGGTAGCAAGCTGTGGTAGCATTTGAGTTACTTTATGAGCTGGGATATCTGTCCTGAAAAATATGGGACCAGTGTCTGACTGTATAAATTGTTCACAATATGCCCATTAGCATTTAGCTAGCATTCGCTATAGGATTTTATATGTGGTTTGTTAGCATTGCTAATCTTTGCATTAGAGTGCTCAGTGGGGTTGGAAAATAGCGCCTCTTGTGTTCAGTGACGGTATTACCTAATATTCCGGGATGGCACAAGGTCGAATGAAGATATGAATCTGGATACCCCCCACCCAAGTCTAACTtactactactagtttgatggttgtaaAGCCATCAATTGCCTCCATATTAGCAGACTTGTTTCATTACAgacttcacatttctctagtcTAGGCTACTTATCGTAATGACGATATCAGCAAAATGCCTGCGATAAGTGATCAGTACGGTCGGTGTGGATCATTTGGCGTTTCTCGTCCCAGCGCCAGCATGTTCCCCTCTTTATATAGAGTGAAAAGCAGTCGTTGAATGCGTATACTGGgccggcagggtggcctagtggttagagtgtagaggcggcagggtagcctagtggttagagtgtagagcggcagggtggcctagtggttagagtgtaagaggaggcaggtagcctagtggttagagtgtagagtggcggcagggtggcctagtggttagagtgtaggcggcagggtggcctgagtggttagagtgtaggcggcagggtggcctagtggttaagagtgtagaggcagcagggtggcctagtggttagagtgtagaggcggcagggtggcctagtggttagagtgtagaggcggcaggggtaACCTAGTGGACCAGAACATGGCGgcaaggtggcctagtggttagagtgtaaggcGGCAAGGtggcctactggttagagtgtagagcggcagggtagcctagtggttccaGAGCGTAGGCGACAAGGGTAGTGGTTGGgggtgtagaggcggcaggacgcctagtggttagagtgtagaggcggcaggagtagcctagtggttagagtgtaggcggcagagtggcctggtggttagagtctTAAATTGtggggtggcctagtggttagagtgtaggcggcaggagtagcctagtgtggttagagtgtaggcggcagggtagcctagtggttagagcattggactagtaaccggaaaggttgcaagttcaaacccccgagctgacaaggtacaaatctgttgttctgcccctgaacaggcagttaacccacagttcctaggacgtcattgaaaataagaatttgttctttaactgacttgcctagtaaaataaaggttaaataaaggtgaaataaaataaatatatatagtgTGGTAACGTACTCTTGGTGTCCAGCTGGGCTCGGTACTTGGTGAATCCTTTCAGTCGGACCCTCTCCCCCAGCAGCTGGAGGAACTCCTCCAGGGCAGGACCTGCCGAATCATTGTTGTACATGTCCTCTTCACTGCTCTGTCCCGACGCACAGTACATCACCCCCACCTTCAACTGGAAACTcaactgcagagagagggggagggagagagagtactgtagtacctctccttaccccctggtgtctgtgtactgtagtgatgtctccttaccccctggtgtctgtgtactgtagtacctctccttaccccctggtgtctgtgtactgtagtacctctccttaccccctggtgtctgtgtactgtagtgatgtctccttaccccctggtgtctgtgtgtactgtagtgatgtctccttaccccctggtgtctgtgtactgtagtgatgtctccttaccccctggtgtctgtgtactgtagtgatgtctccttaccccctggtgtctgtgtactgtagtgatgtctccttaccccctggtgtctgtgtgtactgtagtgcctctccttaccccctggtgtctgtgtactgtagtgctgtctccttaccccctggtgtctgtgtactgaggtgctgtctccttaccccctggtgtctgtgtgtactgtagtacctcctccttaccccctggtgtctgtgtactgtagtgctgtctccttaccccctggtgtctgtgtactgtagtgctgtctccttaccccctggTGTCTTGGTACTGTAGTacctctccttaccccctggtgtctgtgtactgtagtgctgtctccttaccccctggtgtctgtgtgtactgtagtgatgtctccttaccccctggtgtctgtgtactgtagtgatgtctccttaccccctggtgtctgtgtactgtagtgcctctccttaccccctggtgtctgtgtgtactgtagtgctgtctccttaccccctggtgtctgtgtactgtagtacctctccttaccccctggtgtctgtgtactgtagtgctgtctccttaccccctggtgtctgtgtactgtagtgctgtctccttaccccctggtgtctgtgtactgtagtgctgtctccttaccccctggtgtctgtgtactgtagtgctgtctccttaccccctggtgtctgtgtactgtagtgctgtctccttaccccctggtgtctgtgtactgtagtgctgtctccttaccccctggtgtctgtgtactgtagtgctgtctccttaccccctggtgtctgtgtgtactgtagtgctgtctccttaccccctggtgtctgtgtactgtagtgctgtctccttaccccctggtgtctgtgtactgtagtgccTTTCCTTACCCactggtgtctgtgtactgtagtgcctctccttaccccctggtgtctgtgtactgtagtgcctctccttaccccctggtgtctgtgtactgtagtgctgtctccttaccccctggtgtctgtgtactgtagtacctctccttaccccctggtgtctgtgtactgtagtacctctccttaccccctggtgtctgtgtactgtagtgcctctccttaccccctggtgtctgtgtactgtagtacctctccttaccccctggtgtctgtgtactgtagtacctctccttaccccctggtgtctgtgtactgtagtgctGTCTCCTTACcctctggtgtctgtgtgtactgtagtgatgtctccttaccccctggtgtctgtgtactgtagtgcctctccttaccccctggtgtctgtgtactgtagtgcctctccttaccccctggtgtctgtgtactgtcgtgcctctccttaccccctggtgtctgtgtactgtagtgcctctccttaccccctggtgtctgtgtactgtagtgatgtctccttaccccctggtgtctgtgtactgtagtgctgtctccttaccccctgtTCGTCCAGCTTCATCAGCTGCTCTGTGACTTTAGGTGTGTTGAGAGCCAGTCTGAGACAGTGGGCGTTCAGCTCTGGTACCAGGTAATCTAGCACCTCTTTGAGGGGTAGACCCCGAGCCAGGCCATGCTTTGAGGTGGATGGCACCGCATCCTCCAGGATAGACCCACGCAGGGTGGTGAGctacagggaggaagaggggaatagaaagaggaggaagagagaagagaacagaacaggcagagaagaggagacagattCATTATTAGATTAGCCAGGAGATGATTGGGGCCTGTTCAGACCAAAACCGATCTTATCTAATATCGCTCCCTATTCCACttaaagtgcactacttatgGAAAAAGGTCAACACAGACAGAGCAGCTTTCTTCCAACGTCTTCCTCTCAACGGTTAACGCTTCACGGTCATCTGTggtcaacaaaaacaacaacgagCGAATGAGAGAGGGATACCAgcgcgtgtgcgcgcgtgtgtgcgcgcgcgcgcgtgtgtgtgtgtgagaga is part of the Oncorhynchus masou masou isolate Uvic2021 unplaced genomic scaffold, UVic_Omas_1.1 unplaced_scaffold_11704, whole genome shotgun sequence genome and harbors:
- the LOC135529505 gene encoding signal-induced proliferation-associated 1-like protein 1; protein product: LTTLRGSILEDAVPSTSKHGLARGLPLKEVLDYLVPELNAHCLRLALNTPKVTEQLMKLDEQGLSFQLKVGVMYCASGQSSEEDMYNNDSAGPALEEFLQLLGERVRLKGFTKYRAQLDTKTDSTGTHSLYTTYKDYEVMFHVSTMLPYTPNSKQQ